The nucleotide sequence GGCATCGATCAATACGGCCAGAAAGTGGCGTCCGAGCGCGTCGACAAGCAATGGCTGGTGATCAATTACTGGGCCGAGTGGTGCGGTCCCTGCCGTATCGAAATCCCGGAACTCAATACGCTGGCCGAGCAGTTGAAAGGGCAGCCGGTGAGCGTGTTCGGGGTCAACTTCGATAATGTGCAGGGTGAAGAGCTGAAGAGTGCCAGTGAAAAGCTCGGTATCAAGTTCACCGTGCTGGCGCAGAACCCCGAGGCGATTTTCGATATCCCCCGCAGTGAAGTGTTGCCCGTGACCTACATCATTGATGACAAGGGCAAAGTGCGTGAGCAGTTGTTGGGCGAACAGACAGCGGCCGGGGTGATGGCCAGGCTCAAGGCCTTGCGGGGATGAGCGGGTGGGGGCGCATAT is from Pseudomonas mucidolens and encodes:
- a CDS encoding TlpA disulfide reductase family protein, with product MTRRLIGALAVITTLLLSGCGNDYGIDQYGQKVASERVDKQWLVINYWAEWCGPCRIEIPELNTLAEQLKGQPVSVFGVNFDNVQGEELKSASEKLGIKFTVLAQNPEAIFDIPRSEVLPVTYIIDDKGKVREQLLGEQTAAGVMARLKALRG